Proteins from one Oenanthe melanoleuca isolate GR-GAL-2019-014 chromosome 1, OMel1.0, whole genome shotgun sequence genomic window:
- the PSMG1 gene encoding proteasome assembly chaperone 1 has protein sequence MSLSHGDVPVPRGCPCHTGMLPSLPRRLTGPPRAGGRGCRWDKEMSLAHEDVPVTRRCHSLCPRRARPSRPAEGWRAGLSLAHGDVPGTRGCLCHTEMSLAHGAVSVTRRCPCHTGISLSHGDVSGTRRCPWYTGLSLSHRDVPVTRGCHSLSPPCPSLTGPPRAGGRRRAGALAAMATFFGEVVVAPSRAGLDEEEEAREETPEDREIRREIEKKREIDVLWSWRSGGCAEEPLVCSRFIVAIGRNAAAFLSSFILDSVCWEVVGVVKLWNEWCRTSSTTNVLPTDSFCLFYRLISDPTVLLCQCSCYVAEDQQFQWLEKVFGSMQKKGLQVTILSTCPVADYKTQESTLTLVSPFLRALKTKEFQEQVCCPLLEQPNIVRDLPAAVLSYCQVWQIPAVLYQCYTDVIKLDTVTIEAFKPLLSSKVMKSLAKDASESTKILKKFLTTSETHNNIYI, from the exons ATGTCCCTGTCACACggagatgtccctgtcccacgAGGATGTCCCTGCCACACGGGAATGCTGCCGTCCCTCCCCCGCCGCCTCACGGGCCCGCCGAGGGCTGGCGGGCGGGGCTGTCGCTGGGACAAGGAGATGTCTCTGGCACACGAGGATGTCCCTGTCACACGGAGATGTCACTCTCTCTGTCCCCGCCGTGCCCGTCCCTCCCGGCCCGCTGAGGGCTGGCGGGCGGGGCTGTCTCTGGCACACGGAGATGTCCCTGGTACACGGGGCTGTCTCTGTCACACGGAGATGTCCCTGGCACACGGGGCTGTCTCTGTCACACGGAGATGTCCCTGTCACACGGGGATATCCCTGTCACACGGAGATGTCTCTGGCACACGGAGATGTCCCTGGTACACGGGGCTGTCTCTGTCACACAGAGATGTCCCTGTCACACGGGGATGTCACTCTCTGTCCCCGCCGTGCCCGTCCCTCACGGGCCCGCCGAGGGCTGGCGGGCGGCGCCGCGCAGGCGCGCTGGCGGCCATGGCGACCTTCTTCGGTGAGGTGGTGGTGGCGCCGTCCCGGGCCGGCCtggacgaggaggaggaggcgcgGGAGGAGACGCCTGAGGACCGGGAGATCCGCAGGGAGATCGAGAAGAAAAG GGAGATCGATGTCCTGTGGAGCTGGCGCTCGGGCGGCTGTGCCGAGGAGCCCTTGGTGTGCTCCAGGTTCATCGTGGCCATTGGGAGGAACGCTGCGG ctttcctttcATCTTTTATCCTGGATTCTGTGTGCTGGGAAGTGGTTGGAGTAGTGAAGCTGTGGAATGAGTGGTGCAGAACATCCAGCACCACAAATGTCCTCCCCACAGACTCTTTCTGTTTGTTCTACAGACTGATATCAGATCCCACA gttttattgTGCCAGTGTAGTTGCTATGTGGCTGAGGATCAACAGTTCCAGTGGCTTGAGAAG gTTTTTGGCTCCATGCAGAAGAAAGGCTTGCAAGTAACCATCCTTTCCACGTGTCCTGTAGCTGATTATAAAACTCAGGAGTCCACTCTGACACTTGTATCTCCATTCCTGAGGGCCTTGAAGACCAAAGAATTCCAGGAGCAGGTGTGCTGcccactgctggagcagcccaacATTGTGAGGgaccttcctgctgctg TTCTGAGTTACTGCCAGGTGTGGCagatccctgcagtgctgtatCAGTGCTACACTGATGTCATCAAGCTGGACACAGTTACCATTGAAGCCTTCAAGCCTCTGCTTTCTTCTAAAGTCATGAAGAGTTTAGCCAAG gATGCCTCTGAAAGCACCAAGATTCTGAAGAAGTTCCTGACAACCAGTGAAACTCACAATAATATCTACATCTGA